The Daphnia pulex isolate KAP4 chromosome 3, ASM2113471v1 genome includes a region encoding these proteins:
- the LOC124190021 gene encoding uncharacterized protein LOC124190021 — MNSRLVVMTALLAISLNSWCQATSYRPFRVDANVEIALPCWELLDASHLVIWITPKEDVVGPNNTDYGGKYFIDDSGSLVVNNTVKSDNGVYKCISKSPEGPYVTTKTELEVLDVSYVPEVDDWEKNLTRGLIAAASTAAFFIAACGFSSFNWNERHPKRRSSSPSIRRPSHPSSATSATSSDPSSLQELKGLDNPALSIDTNEIDSGL; from the exons ATGAACTCCCGATTGGTGGTGATGACGGCCTTATTGGCAATCAGTTTAAACAGTTGGTGTCAGGCGACATCCTACAGGCCATTTCGCGTAGACGCAAACGTGGAAATAGCTTTGCCCTGCTGGGAGTTGCTCGATGCCAGCCATTTAGTGATTTGGATCACACCGAAAGAAGATGTTGTAGGGCCTAACAACACGGATTACGGGGGGAAATACTTTATCGACGACAGCGGCTCGCTCGTTGTGAAT AACACCGTCAAAAGTGACAACGGAGTTTATAAATGTATTTCGAAGTCACCCGAAGGACCTTACGTCACGACGAAAACCGAACTTGAAGTTCTTGATGTTTCGTACGTTCCCGAAGTAGACGATTGGGAG aaAAATTTGACCAGAGGACTAATAGCCGCGGCATCGACGGCCGCCTTTTTCATAGCGGCCTGTGGATTTTCCTCCTTCAACTGGAACGAACGTCATCCGAAACGTAGAAGCAGCA GTCCTTCCATAAGAAGGCCGTCGCATCCATCATCGGCGACATCAGCAACATCGTCAGATCCTTCCAGCCTGCAAGAATTGAAAGGCTTGGATAATCCGGCCCTCTCGATCGATACCAACGAGATCGATTCCGGGCTGTGA
- the LOC124191322 gene encoding vacuolar protein sorting-associated protein 37A-like produces the protein MNQSTVYPLNPSIVHLKKKKQIDSLRVFIEDVQEIHPGEYHVLFHSGNRELTIKIQLPPDFPTQKPLIWISPAIQHNWVTDNGRIMSPGLVNYSEHSDLGQIVNAIIRELKKLPEIKTFPNGQNGVSSNRETFLSASQFSQQQYFPIPPFIPELESLSRNQIKNLSENEDVLHQFVEELPQAEAASKDVQNHMDNVEKIARSVSDLKETWNVKRQKILEHYEMLNKLKQDWDSLNTQHHNLSQRYIPNNIEASLKQAASLADEKSEEIAEVFLSGQMDVDAFLSSYTASRTESHIRKTKEEILHKQLQELQRLGY, from the exons ATGAATCAATCTACTGTGTATCCATTAAATCCTTCAATTgtgcatttgaaaaaaaagaagcaaattgATTCTCTACGTGTTTTCATAGAAGA TGTTCAAGAAATTCATCCAGGAGAATATCATGTACTATTCCATTCGGGAAACCGGGAGCTGacaattaaaattcaactCCCGCCAGACTTCCCAACTCAGAAGCCTTTGATTTGGATTAGTCCTGCAATTCAGCATAACTGGGTTACAGACAATGGTCGAATAATGTCACCAGGGTTGGTGAATTATTCGGAACATTCAGATTTGGGTCAAATTGTGAATGCAATAATCagagaattgaaaaagttaCCAGAAATAAAGACTTTTCCAAATGGTCAAAATGGAGTAAGTAGTAACAGAGAAACATTCCTATCAGCTAGTCAATTTAGTCAGCAGCAGTATTTCCCAATTCCTCCCTTCATTCCTGAATTGGAGAGTCTTTCAAGAAATCAGATAAAAAATCTAAGTGAAAATGAAGATGTTTTGCATCAGTTTGTTGAGGAACTTCCTCAAGCAGAAGCAGCATCGAAAGATGTACAAAACCACATGGATAATGTTGAAAAGATAGCAA GGTCTGTCAGTGATTTGAAAGAAACATGGAATGTTAAACGACAGAAAATACTGGAACATTATGAGATGCTTAATAAACTGAAACAAGATTGGGATTCTTTAAACACTCAGCATCATAACTTATCCCAACGCTACATACCCAACAATATTGAA GCAAGCCTAAAGCAAGCTGCATCACTGGCAGATGAAAAAAGCGAAGAAATCGCAGAAGTGTTTCTTTCTGGTCAAATGGATGTTGATGCATTTTTGAGCTCATATACAGCATCTAGGACG GAAAGCCATATTCGCAAAACAAAGGAAGAAATTCTACATAAACAGCTCCAAGAGCTTCAAAGATTGGGATACTAA
- the LOC124191323 gene encoding ankyrin repeat and LEM domain-containing protein 2-like, which yields MSGMTFYGVSLLEGQEQGDQSQLVFEDRVEALKICKKFKGARFKCFTERDEAVLFTQTKQTQPEADVVIKELPSEKLPFPTPSPQEMLQFRRTIEMGNCGEFLSTVWKNPRFLISAGDTPTMIRERYRYHGLLLATFKKSFTICKALLDTITDPGFIGLLYVNDAEQVRKNRMFYLLDTYLNTPDKFLNETPLHFASKFGSLDILELFLSFPECDRERKNTRGETPADI from the exons ATGAGTGGAATGACATTTTACGGTGTTTCTTTACTGGAAGGTCAAGAACAAGGGGATCAGTCTCAGTTGGTATTTGAAGACCGAGTGGAAGCATTGAAAATATGTAAGAAATTTAAAGGTGCTAGGTTTAAGTGTTTTACTGAACGAGATGAAGCTGTCCTATTCACCCAAACCAAGCAAACACAGCCTGAGGCTGATGttgtaataaaagaattacCAAGCGAAAAGTTGCCATTTCCTACCCCAAGTCCCCAAGAAATGTTGCAGTTTCGAAGAACTATTGAAATGGGAAATTGTGGTGAATTTCTGTCTACTGTTTGGAAGAATCCAAG ATTCTTGATAAGTGCTGGTGATACCCCAACAATGATAAGAGAACGCTACAGATATCATGGCCTCTTATTggcaacttttaaaaaatcattcactATTTGCAAAGCACTTTTAGATACAATTACTGATCCTGGCTTCATAGGGCTGCTGTATGT aaatgaTGCAGAACAGGTTCGCAAGAATCGAATGTTTTACCTTCTAGACACTTATCTGAATACACCAGATAAATTTCTCAACGAAACCCCGCTTCATTTTGCTTCAAAGTTTGGTTCTCTCGATATTTTAGAATTATTCCTTTCATTCCCGGAGTGTGATCGTGAACGTAAAAATACTAGAGGAGAAACACCAGCTGAC atttaa